A part of ANME-2 cluster archaeon genomic DNA contains:
- a CDS encoding ISNCY family transposase translates to MTTINSTLNNVSEIPIFHNVFSGFGNEYEYTETEIFRKKKPPQCPTCANNMVHNGFNSYTKKGLGTIKIGKYLCN, encoded by the coding sequence ATGACAACAATAAACAGCACCCTTAATAACGTTTCCGAAATCCCAATCTTTCATAACGTTTTCAGTGGATTTGGCAATGAATACGAATATACAGAAACTGAGATTTTCCGCAAGAAAAAACCACCACAATGCCCAACATGTGCTAATAATATGGTGCATAATGGTTTTAACAGCTATACCAAAAAAGGTCTTGGCACCATAAAAATTGGAAAATATCTATGTAAC